In the genome of Pararhizobium qamdonense, the window CCAGCTAATTGACGCCCTTAAAGAAGTTTACCGCTTGCCAGAGTTGCTTGCCCAGCTTCGGATTGCCCGTAGCTCCTACTTCTACCATCGCGCCCGCATGTGCCTGGCAGACAAGTATGCTGCTGTCCGCTACAGCCTAGCGGAGATCTTTGAAGCGAACCGTCGTTGCTACGGTTATCGACGACTGCAGGCGTCGCTGGCCAGACAAAGCGTGATAATCTCGGAAAAGGTTGTCCAGCGATTGATGAAGCAGGAGCAGTTGGTCGTTGCCAGGCCGCGTCGACGGCGGTTCGGATCCTATCTGGGAGAGATCAGTCCAGCGCCCGAGAACCTGATCAATCGCGACTTCCATGCAAAAGCGCCAAACGTGAAATGGCTGACAGACATCACCGAGTTCCAGATCCCAGCTGGCAAGGTGTACCTTTCGCCCATCATCGACTGCTTTGACGGCATGGTCATCAGCTGGTCCATCGGAACCCAACCAGATGCGGGTCTCGTCAACACCATGCTGGATGCAGCCATCGGAACCGTCGCCAACGGCGAGGAACGGCCAATCATCCATTCTGATCGCGGAGCCCATTATCGCTGGCCAGGCTGGTTAACCCGTATCAGCGAAGCAAGACTGGTTCGCTCGATGTCCCGAAAGGGTTGCTCGCAAGACAACGCCGCGTGCGAAGGGTTCTTCGGTCGGTTGAAGACCGAGCTCTTCTATCCACGAGACTGGAAGGTCATCACGATAGAGCAGTTCGTGGCAGAGGTGGACGCTTACATCCGATGGTACAATGAAACGCGCATCAAAATATCACTGGGATCACTCAGCCCGGTCGAATATCGTAAGAGCCTCGGCCTGAGCATTTAAAACAGTCCAAGTTTTTATCCGCACCCCCACCGGTTCAGTTCCGCGTGAAAACCAACAATAGCGTGTTCACAAGCGATGACCTTTCAGCTATGCAAACCGTCTTTGACACGCTGAAAGTCCAGGAGGCCTATCGGGAACACCCAGAAACGTTACCTACTCTGGCGCGCTCAATTTTCCGCTGTACAAGACGACGTCGCAAGAACCCGATTGGCTTATCGAGATCCTGCGATGTCCTTCTTGAGCCAAAGTCCGTGGGGAGCTGGTAGAGCGACCAGTGGTCGTCCGTATGCCAGCGCGCCCCTTAGCAGCTCCCCCCACATCATTGAGGATCCCACGACCGTCGAAGATCGCCGCGCACTCATAGATCGTCTGATCGGTAGAGAAGCGGCCGAAGGCCGCGTGATCGACTGTGATGTAGACTTCATGGCCCTGGTCGAACTTTGGGTCGAAGGAGCCGTCGATATGCCCGAATTTCGTCGCCGCTACCAACTTGTTCGTGGGGAGCGCCTCGAAAACCGAAAATCGGCTCTAATACAAACGCCACCATCCCTTGAGACACTTTGCGAGGAGACGGATCTTATGACCGAGATCGGACGTGTGGCAGGGCCTGAAGGCACGTCTTGAACTGTAGCCTTGGCTGATAACCAACGGCGCGTCCTTGTTGTATCCCACGCCCCGGCCACCATAGTGGGGGAAACGTCGTGCATATCGGTTCAGCCGAATGTAACGACGAATACCGACTTGGCGACGGCGCCGCAAGAGAAGTCAGTCAGGCCGGTTGGGGAGTTGCTGTGTGGTGTAGTGAGAACTAGAGGTCGTACCGCGCATGGGGTAATACATACTAGCCGTACGGCGAGGCTAGCAACCGAACGCAGCATTTCTCGAGCGTGGCGGGAACTGTTTATAGCAGCGACGAGCACGCCCAATGGTGCTTCGCCCGATATCGGTCCTATAACCCTGACGACAACACCTATCGCGCGCTCAGCGGCGAAATTCGTGCCTCCGCCTCTTCGCATATTTAAGACGGCAGCCACGGCTTAGCAATTCCCCTCGACGTTAAGACCGTTCCTTTTTCCGTCGGGCCTGCGTTATTGACGAACTGCCTCCGCGCCTTACTTTGTGACCATAGAGCCGCCGGAATAAGAGCGGGCGTTTGGGAGCTGAATCGATCATGCGGTTGTTCGGGGAGCGTTACCGCTGGAATACCGCCAGTTTGGCCCAACAGTTCCTCCTCATCGGAGGTTTAGTGTCTCTCGGAGCGACGATCTTAGTCGGAGCGTTTGTCACCAATCTAATTGAAGCGGCAGTCACAAGGAATACCGGGGCTGCGACCGCTCTCTATGTTGACAGTGTCATTGCGCCCCTCCTACCGGACATGCAAACCAACAACGATCTCAGCGAATCTGTCCAACGAGCACTCGACGAGACTTTGGGCCAGGGCACACTGGGGAAACGGCTTTTGTCGTTTCGTCTGTGGCGTCCCGATGGCACTATTCTCTATTCAAACGAAAAACCTCTGATTGGACGAAAATTACCGATTAGCGACGGGCTGCAAACGGCACTAACTGGGACGATGGTTGCTGAGTACGACCATGCCGACGATGTCGGCAGTGAAACTGTGCGTGATAGCGGCTTGCCAGTGCTCGAAATTTACAATCCCGTCCTACAGCCTTGGTCCGGTGAAGTCGTCGGCGTCCTCGAGTTTTATGAAATCGCCACCGACTTTCAGCACAGTCTGAACCACGCCCGCCTGCAGAGCTGGTTCGCTGTTGTGGCATTCACGATGTCTTTTTTCGCAATTCTGTCGGTCCTCGTCTTTAAAGGCAGTAGGACGATTGACAGTCAAGACAAAGCGTTAAAGCAGCGGATTCGAGAACTGTCTGAACTTCTTTTGCAGAACGGCGAGCTTAGCGTGAAGCTCCAGCGAGCCAGCCAGCGCACAACAGCGCTCAATGAACGGTACCTCAGACGCCTTGGAGCCGAACTCCACGATGGCCCGGCGCAGCTAGTCGCCTTGGCCGCACTGAAGGTCGATAGCGAGGCTATCAGCAATCCTCGAACTTCGCGTAAGGTACGAGATGGCGAGATCGCGTCAATTAAATCCAGTCTGGATGACGCGATGCAGGAGATCCGCACAATCTGCAGCGGTCTCGTCCTGCCGCAGATCGAAGGCGCCGATTTGCGGGAAGTAGTTGAACGCGCCCTCAAAGCCCATGCTGAGCGAACAGGCGCACTGGTCGAGCTTTCCCTATCACCCGCTTCTCCTCAGCTCTCGATCTCAGCGAAAATCTGCGTGTTTCGGTTTTTGCAGGAGGCGCTCAACAATGGGTATCGTCACGGCGGTGGCGCTGAGCAATATGTCATCCAGACCTATGAGGGACAAACTGTCTCTGTTAAAGCCGGCGATCGCGGTCCAGGTTTTGACCCAACCAAAACGAAACCGTCCAGCCTTGGCTTGTCGGGTCTGCGAGAACGGGTTGAAAGCCTTGGGGGAATATTTGAATTGAAGACATCTGACTTGGGAACCGAGCTGTGCATGTCCTTAAACCTAGATGAAATGGAGCCCTCGTGATGGGAGAGATTACAATCGCGGTCATCGACGATCACCCGCTTTTCCGTGAAGGCGTCATGCGAATTCTTTCGGAAGTCCAAGGTTTCAAAATAGTGGGTGAAGGCTCAACAAGGGAGGACGCGCTTGAGATCTGCGCCACCCTGAAGCCCGATATCCTGCTCATGGATATCTCGATGCCAGGCGGTGGGCTGAATGCGATCCTGCCTATCCTGGAAATCAACTCCGATCAAAAGATAATGATGCTGACAGTCTCGGAAACAAGCGACGACGTCATGAGCGCCCTAGACAAGGGGGCGAAGGCCTATGTTTTGAAGGGCGTCGGATCTCGGGTGCTGGCGGACATAATTAAATCGGTCGCCGCAGGAGAGACATATGTGTCCCCGACCCTGTCAGCGCGGCTGCTCTCCGACATGGCATCGGCCGCCGCCTTGGCAAAGCAGCCCAATCCGATCAACGAATTGACGAGCCGCGAGCACGAGGTCCTGGACCTGGTTGCGGAAGGGCTCAGCAACAAGCGGATAGCGCTCCGGCTCGGCGTCCACGAGAAGACAATCAAACAGCATATGACCCATATTTTTGCAAAACTCGGCACCAGCAACAGAACGGAAGCTGCGATGGTCCTCCGCAATCGCACTCCCGTCTAGGAAGCTGCGGTTCAACCTGCCAGCAGCCCAGTTGCTAGCATTGCAAAGATCAGTCCCACGATCGGTATCAAAAGCCAGCGGGCTTCATGCAAACTTGTGTCCATCGTCGGCTTCTCTGTTCAATCCACCGTGATAGAACGCACCGAAATTTGTTCCCCAGGTTGATTTGGGACGGACGTTTACTGTGTCGATACAGGACTTTAGCCCTACCATTTTCTGGCGTTCGTCTGATAGAAGCCGGACTGTAGCCCTAGGCGGGAACAGCTTTCCAAGGATGACGTTGTGCTGCTGTAAACGGAAAAAGGAGCCTGTCATGAAAACGAAACTCATTCTCGCATCAGCCCTCGCCACAATGCTGCTCGGCGGCGCCGCTGTTGCAGAAGACGGCGCAGTTACCGGGGCGGCTGGTGGTGCCATCACCGGCGCAATCGTCGGCGGTCCCGTGGGCGCTGCAGTTGGTGGCGTCGCCGGCGCGATCGCAGGTGCTGTCATTGATCCCCCGCCGGAACGTGTTGTCGCCTACGTTCGACAGCAGCCTGTACAGCGTTCAGTTGTCCTCGAACAGCCTATCGTCGTCGGGAAGCCTTTACCGCAAGAGGTGGTTCTGATGCCGGTCGCGGAGGATCCCCGTTATTCCTACACCATCGTCAATGAGGAGCGTGTCATCGTCGATCCACAGACACGGACTGTCGTCCAGGTGATCCAGTAACGGTAACCTGTCCGGTGACATCATCGCCGTGAAGGAGATAAGCAATGAACAGTTTGATCTGGCTCGTTGGAGCAATTGTAATCATCGGCGCGATCCTGTCGTTTATTGGGTTCGCCTAAATTTTGGAAGGGCGGTACGCGACGTGCCGCCCTGCTTCGTTACGCCTGCCCCCGCCCCTCACTGAGATCAACAAATGTCATATCAACACACGCCCAAGTCCAGTTTCCCACTAGGCGGGGTTTTCTTCTTTATTTATCTTGCGATGGCTGGACTGACCCTGGCAGTGTTCTCCACGAGCATGGCCGGACCGCCTAAACGACAGGTAACGGTGGTCTTGCCGGTTGGCAGCCCTTACTTCGAGCAGAACAAATAGCGTGCACCATTCACAGCTCGACCTCGCGTAGTCCAGGGGCCGCGTCGATAGTGGTTTCAACGAGACGAGCGAGGAGCGCTGCCATGTGGCTTGAGCTGACATCTGAAACCGATGAAAAAAATACGTGAACGTTAATCAGCTGATTGTCATTTATCCGGCTGATGAGCACAAACTCACGCGGATCCTAACGTTTGGAGGGCCGATCACGATCAAGGAGCCGATGGCATTTCTCCAGTCAAAACTTGAAGGCGCGACAGGCAAACAGTAATCCAACTTCCTGCAATTCCTGCGTTCGGGGGCCGCCGAATGTCTTCAAGACGAACGCCAGTTTTTAATGCAGAGATCTCAGACGGATCTCATCTGCGAGGGTGGCCTGCCGGTTCACGATAGTGCGACCTTTGGAATCCTTCATGATATATCTGCCATTGCGCACGACTTCGCTGATCCCGTCGCTATGGCGAACAGATAATCCTGCAGAACCGGCCTTGCCTTTCGAACTCTGACCCTTCGCGCCTTGAGAGTTTCCCCGGGTCTCGCTTTTGCCCGCGCCCTGATTGCCATTCCCGCCGCCGTTCCCTTTGCCCCCACCGTTCCCATTGCCGCCGCCATTTCCATTTCCGCTATTGCCGTCTTTTGCAAAAACAGAATGGGGGACAAGCTCCGGGGTAAAAGCCGAAACCTCCATTGTGTAGGGCGTTGTCGCAAGGAATACGCTCAAGAGAATGCCGAGTTGAGACTGAACAATTTTTCGGCCGGTCGTCATGTGAAACTCCTTGCGAGCGAAGCTATCTAGCGCCCATCAACTGAAACCACTCAGGCACGCGTGCGATAGCGCTGTATACTCTGAACTTGACCGCGCCGATCGTCCACAGGACGTGATCGTATTTACCCTCATCCCGACCTGTTCTCTATCTCGTCAGGCATAAGCCGTTTTCTGGTGGGGGTGAAACTCGCGCGACAACAAAAGCACCGGTCGTTTGCACGGATTTGGGCCAAAACTTGTTGTTTGCAACCTCGCTAGGACCATTGCCTTGATTTCATTCCAAGGTCTTGGCTCGTTAGAGGGCCGAAGCCGAATGGCGGGTTGATCCACAAAACCTATATTGACAGTAGGCCTGTCTCGCGATCAGCGCTAGAGCTGAATAAAAAGAAGGGCTAAGTATCACGAGGCCTGAAATGCCCGACGGATTTACGGTATACGCTTACACCTTAAGAAATGGGAGCTCCTTGTCCTACGTATCGGACGAAGCTCGGGTCTATGAAGAAGCGCGTCGTCATCGCCTCTTCCTCCTCGAAGATCCCAGTCGAAAGCTTCCGGAGCATACGATTGTCTATAGGGTTTTGCTTCGCCCGTTCCTGATCGGAGCTCTCCCCGATATCTTGAATGACCGAGGGTGCGCGGTTGAGAGGTTGGTGGAAACCATGGAGCCGATCGGGAGGGTCGTTTGATTATTACGTTTTTCGTAGTTGAGCATCATTCGGGCCCAGACCGTCCACGTATAGACGCGAAGGTGGTTGCCTCTAGGAACGTAAGGGCGAGCGGTTGGCGTGTCGCGTCTCGGCGGGCCAGAAACAGTGGAAGCTTCTTCATCCAAGGTAGGGCCAATACTCCCACCGCGTCGATCCGACTGGAAGGAAACCGCATGATGACGCATTATGCCTGGACAATAAGAGCTAGCGGTTTGCAGAACGTACAAAAGGTCACCACGCTGCCGGAGCTTTACGACGTACTTCAGTTGTTGAAGCTACCCGGAATAGCACCGCCGGAATGGTTGACCATGGATCCCTGGCGCGAAGAGCTCTCCGGGGATGGCCGCTACGTCTATGATGAAGGCGGCTCGGATGAATGGTCCGTTGTCTGAACAAAAGTCTACTACGGACCCGGTGACGTTAAGTGAGAGTGACGCAATTTTACGAAATCTCCTCAGCTTTAAGACAGGAGGACTCGCCGCTCGAAAAGCACGACGGGTCTGGCAAGGGGTGGCCATGCCGCCGTGTCTATGCAATCCACAGCGAAGGTTGAACCGGTGATTTACAAATCGGTTCCGGCGTAGTTGATACATAGGACCTTTGCAAGCCCGCGATGGACTTTAGTCCTTCACATCAAGCCACCTTTTGGATGTCCAAATTTGCGATATCGCCCAACGGTTCATCTAATCGCTCGGTCGGATGATGATCATACGCACTTTTAACAGGCTATATTCTGGACGTAAGGCATCTATCGTTCTCCAACATCAACGATGGAGAAAAAAATGCCCATTCCTAGTGATCGCTCACTCAAGACGCAGCTGGCACGGCGCCATTTCTTGGGCATTGCTGCAGCCGCGGGCGCCAGGGTTGCCGCAGTAACAACCGCGGCAGGCTCGATTCTATCACCTTCAAACGCCAAAAGCATGGGGAGAAACTGGGGCAAGCATGGGGGAAAAGGACAACACGGGTCAAATTGCTTTCTGCGCGGGACCACCCTCTCCACGCCAGCCGGCGAAGTAAACGTCGAAGAGCTTTCCATCGGGGACTTGATAACGACGGTGAATGGGGAAGCGATGCCCGTCCGGTGGATTGGTCGTCGGACCTACAAGCCCACCCGTTATTCCGCGGCCAAAAACGTGATGCCAATTCGAATCCGACGACATGCACTGGACGGACAAGTGCCTCATAGCGACCTTTATTTGTCGCCGGGGCATGCTTTGCTCGTGGACGGGGTTTTGATCAGGGTGATGGACCTCGTAAACGGGGCGTCCATTGCCCCAGCTCTGCCGGAGGGGATAGATGACATCGAATACTTCCATATTTTACTAGATGGTCATCAAGTTATCCTTGCTCAGGGTGCCCCAACCGAAACTCTGCTTTTAGACGGGCAGAATGACGAGCACTTCGCGAACTTCGCTGAACTGCGGCAACTGATTCCGGGGATTTTGAATACTCCAATGAAGCCTGCGGCGCCGATCGTCGGCTACGGAGGAAAGACGCATCTTAAAGCTCTATTGCGTATTGCGGCGAGCCTCGTCGCAGGACATGAAGTAATATGGGATGACTATGAAAAAATCGCGGCTCGCGCGTATTCGGTTGCCCACTTCTAAACTCTTTCACGAGGCGTTGGCCTCCGTCACCACGGAACCGTTCAGGGGCTCGACAGGAAGAAAAATGAATCTATTCGCGCAGCCGGTCCTGCGGCATTTATTCTCGTTTTTGCGGATACCAGTTTACCTATATCTCGAAAGACGTCTGGCGATAATACCGAAAACAATAAACACTCCGATCGTGCCTCTGAAGCCAATGAGCGCATTGATAGAATTGCGAAGCTGTTTCGCGGACGAGGAGATCGCGGGTTTTTGAAGCTTCGAAACTCTTTCTCGGAGATGGGATACGTAAGCCATGAGCCGGCGAATTTCTTCGATATCGGAGAGGCCCGCCTTACCTTGAATCGGCTCAGGGGCATCGTGGTTATCGAACTCCGCGCTTAATTCCGCGAACTATTCGTCGATCTCGTTTTTACCCCTCGACAGGGCCCGCCTACTCGGTTTTTCATTTCTGCCGCTCATGATTCATTTGCTCCACCGGGATCGACTCGGGGAGTCGCAAGCAGGAACACTGCGATATAGGCAATGTGGGGATGCGCGCTCAGCCACTGGATCACCGATGAGACAAGAGACGCGACCATGCCT includes:
- a CDS encoding BA14K family protein, whose protein sequence is MAGTVYSSDEHAQWCFARYRSYNPDDNTYRALSGEIRASASSHI
- a CDS encoding sensor histidine kinase, which translates into the protein MRLFGERYRWNTASLAQQFLLIGGLVSLGATILVGAFVTNLIEAAVTRNTGAATALYVDSVIAPLLPDMQTNNDLSESVQRALDETLGQGTLGKRLLSFRLWRPDGTILYSNEKPLIGRKLPISDGLQTALTGTMVAEYDHADDVGSETVRDSGLPVLEIYNPVLQPWSGEVVGVLEFYEIATDFQHSLNHARLQSWFAVVAFTMSFFAILSVLVFKGSRTIDSQDKALKQRIRELSELLLQNGELSVKLQRASQRTTALNERYLRRLGAELHDGPAQLVALAALKVDSEAISNPRTSRKVRDGEIASIKSSLDDAMQEIRTICSGLVLPQIEGADLREVVERALKAHAERTGALVELSLSPASPQLSISAKICVFRFLQEALNNGYRHGGGAEQYVIQTYEGQTVSVKAGDRGPGFDPTKTKPSSLGLSGLRERVESLGGIFELKTSDLGTELCMSLNLDEMEPS
- a CDS encoding response regulator, coding for MMGEITIAVIDDHPLFREGVMRILSEVQGFKIVGEGSTREDALEICATLKPDILLMDISMPGGGLNAILPILEINSDQKIMMLTVSETSDDVMSALDKGAKAYVLKGVGSRVLADIIKSVAAGETYVSPTLSARLLSDMASAAALAKQPNPINELTSREHEVLDLVAEGLSNKRIALRLGVHEKTIKQHMTHIFAKLGTSNRTEAAMVLRNRTPV
- a CDS encoding DUF1236 domain-containing protein — encoded protein: MKTKLILASALATMLLGGAAVAEDGAVTGAAGGAITGAIVGGPVGAAVGGVAGAIAGAVIDPPPERVVAYVRQQPVQRSVVLEQPIVVGKPLPQEVVLMPVAEDPRYSYTIVNEERVIVDPQTRTVVQVIQ
- a CDS encoding Hint domain-containing protein; this encodes MPIPSDRSLKTQLARRHFLGIAAAAGARVAAVTTAAGSILSPSNAKSMGRNWGKHGGKGQHGSNCFLRGTTLSTPAGEVNVEELSIGDLITTVNGEAMPVRWIGRRTYKPTRYSAAKNVMPIRIRRHALDGQVPHSDLYLSPGHALLVDGVLIRVMDLVNGASIAPALPEGIDDIEYFHILLDGHQVILAQGAPTETLLLDGQNDEHFANFAELRQLIPGILNTPMKPAAPIVGYGGKTHLKALLRIAASLVAGHEVIWDDYEKIAARAYSVAHF